A window of the Phaenicophaeus curvirostris isolate KB17595 chromosome 9, BPBGC_Pcur_1.0, whole genome shotgun sequence genome harbors these coding sequences:
- the ENTPD1 gene encoding ectonucleoside triphosphate diphosphohydrolase 1, with protein MSWTRKILLFLGFLSALAVIALIAVAVTQNKPLPKNIKYGIVLDAGSSHTNLYVYEWPAEKENDTGVVQQVEVCKVEGPGISGYSHATEKAGPSLAQCLRQAELVVPSKQHQETPVYLGATAGMRLLSLENKSAADKVLSSVEKTLRSAPFNFQGARIISGQEEGAYGWITINYLLGNFKQSGWTKLIYSLKSLSETSGALDLGGASTQITFVPNELSSESPENLLYFRLYGKDYQVYTHSFLCYGKDQALQQKLARDLQNVENSSLLDPCFHQGYQRTININDFFKNPCTSVKKKQFPFSQLYIQGEGDYQKCRRNIQKLFNKTSCPYSSCSFNGIYLPPLQGDFGAFSAFYFVMNFLNLTSEQSPVALDKVASTIESFCSRPWDEVKTTYHQIKEKYLSEYCFSGAYILSLLENGYEFTEKSWQRIHFLGKIGSSDAGWTLGYMLNLTNMIPAEEPAAPPLSHGSYVGLMVLCSLVLMSVILFAWLLFHKPKCLQKGIV; from the exons ATGTCCTGGACAAGAAAGATTCTACTCTTCCTGGGATTCCTCTCTGCTTTGGCTGTAATTGCTTTAATTGCTGTAGCAGTGACCCAAAACAAGCCACTTCCGAAGAATATTAAG TATGGGATTGTGCTGGATGCGGGGTCGTCCCACACTAACCTGTATGTGTATGAGTGGCCAGCAGAGAAGGAGAACGACACTGGGGTGGTGCAGCAGGTGGAGGTGTGTAAAGTCGAAG GCCCTGGGATCTCAGGTTACTCCCATGCCACAGAGAAGGCAGGTCCCTCTCTGGCACAGTGCCTACGACAAGCAGAATTGGTGGTTCCCTCAAAGCAGCACCAAGAGACACCCGTCTACCTCGGAGCAACTGCTGGCATGCGGCTTCTCAG CTTGGAGAATAAAAGTGCAGCTGACAAAGTCTTGTCCTCAGTAGAGAAGACGCTACGCTCAGCTCCCTTCAACTTCCAGGGTGCCAGAATCATCAGCGGTCAGGAAGAAGGAGCCTATGGGTGGATCACCATTAACTACCTGCTGGGCAATTTCAAGCAG tctggcTGGACAAAACTTATATATTCCCTGAAATCCCTAAGTGAGACATCAGGAGCCTTAGACCTTGGAGGAGCCTCAACACAGATTACCTTTGTACCAAATGAACTCTCTTCTGAGTCCCCAGAGAACCTGCTTTACTTCCGTCTCTATGGAAAGGATTACCAAGTGTACACACACAGCTTCCTCTGCTATGGGAAGGATCAGGCTCTGCAACAGAAACTGGCCAGAGACTTACAG AATGTGGAGAACAGCAGCCTCCTTGATCCATGCTTTCACCAGGGGTATCAAAGGACTATAAATATAAACGACTTCTTCAAAAACCCTTGTACATCAGTCAAGAAAAAGCAATTCCCTTTCAGCCAGCTGTACATACAGGGAGAGGGGGATTATCAAAAGTGCCGAAGAAACATTCAGAAACTCTTTAATAAAACCAGTTGTCCTTACTCCAGTTGCTCCTTCAATGGGATCTACCTACCTCCATTACAAGGGGACTTTGGG gctttttctgctttctactTTGTGATGAACTTTTTGAACCTGACCAGCGAACAAAGCCCCGTTGCCCTGGACAAAGTGGCCAGCACCATTGAGAGCTTCTGTTCCCGGCCTTGGGATGAG GTGAAGACAACGTATcatcaaataaaagaaaagtacCTGAGTGAATATTGCTTCTCTGGAGCCTATATCCTCTCTCTCCTGGAAAATGGCTATGAATTCACTGAAAAGAGCTGGCAAAGAATCCATTTCCTTGGAAAG ATCGGCAGCAGTGATGCGGGCTGGACCCTGGGCTACATGCTGAATCTGACCAACATGATCCCCGCAGAGGAGCCCGCTGCGCCCCCTCTTTCCCATGGCAGCTACGTGGGACTGATGGTGCTGTGCTCCCTTGTGCTGATGTCTGTGATCCTGTTTGCCTGGCTTCTCTTCCACAAGCCCAAGTGCCTGCAGAAGGGGATTGTTTAG